In one Lolium rigidum isolate FL_2022 chromosome 3, APGP_CSIRO_Lrig_0.1, whole genome shotgun sequence genomic region, the following are encoded:
- the LOC124696353 gene encoding uncharacterized protein LOC124696353 — MDYQGQSSGSSSVVVEMIPLVKELRHNLETLKSLKSQPEDGIIVAKVRHLMRNVCNSDYDPDYVSIGPYNYHRQLPTQDDKLRSLDAVLSWAKKHGHGTTVEAYINELACLEPEARNCYNNTFDDIPKDQFVRMLLLDGCYILHRFVNFQAQHTTNDAGAAANGSSVPSVLAASPDFQAQPTTNDVGAHKLPPTLRGLPTAANGSSVLSVLAASPDIQAQPTTNDEGTSANASSIPSTSAAELRALDVVRDVFFLAENQIPFFVLEKIGELAVPDGRARVGRSIADHALTLMKEHKCAAPAMVPPEPPTVPGNLLHLLHMHLKPESGLFPDTTGITAADESASVGRWRTATEYNYAGVKFKVGDMSEAGSVRCILDVKLDSSGGTLEVPFLDIDNETWPLLRNLMELEQRNRGTVGSNVTAYCVFMSQLASDSKDVELLRKRGVIVHSHGNDGEVAQHFADLCKGIMFNPNNSAIDYLWETRQKMDRRSRSYPRRWMAWLRRRYFANPWLAVGLLAAAIGLVCALVQSLYSVLSYKHGRN; from the exons AGTCCCAACCAGAGGACGGCATCATCGTCGCCAAGGTCCGCCACCTCATGCGCAACGTCTGCAACAGCGACTATGATCCCGATTACGTCTCCATCGGCCCGTACAACTACCATCGGCAACTCCCGACGCAGGATGACAAGCTGAGAAGCCTCGACGCCGTACTCTCGTGGGCGAAGAAACACGGGCACGGCACGACGGTGGAGGCCTACATCAACGAGCTGGCCTGCCTCGAGCCAGAGGCGAGGAATTGCTACAACAACACCTTCGATGACATTCCGAAAGACCAATTCGTGCGCATGCTCTTGCTTGATGGCTGCTACATACTCCACCGCTTCGTCAACTTCCAAGCACAACACACCACGAACGATGCGGGGG ctGCCGCCAATGGTAGTAGCGTCCCGTCGGTGTTAGCCGCCTCCCCTGACTTCCAAGCACAACCTACCACGAACGATGTGGGGGCT CACAAGCTACCACCAACGTTGCGGGGGCTGCCGACTGCCGCCAATGGTAGTAGCGTCTTGTCGGTGTTAGCCGCCTCCCCTGACATCCAAGCACAACCCACCACCAACGATGAGGGGACTTCTGCCAATGCTAGTAGCATCCCGTCGACATCCGCCGCCGAGCTCCGAGCTTTGGATGTGGTGCGCGACGTGTTCTTCCTCGCGGAGAACCAGATACCGTTCTTTGTCCTTGAGAAGATCGGTGAGCTGGCAGTGCCGGACGGTAGGGCTCGTGTGGGTAGAAGCATTGCGGATCATGCTCTGACTCTCATGAAGGAACACAAGTGCGCAGCGCCGGCCATGGTGCCTCCCGAGCCGCCGACCGTGCCAGGCAATCTTCTCCATCTTCTGCATATGCATCTGAAGCCTGAATCTGGCCTCTTTCCAGACACCACAGGAATCACCGCCGCCGATGAATCTGCGTCAGTGGGCAGGTGGCGCACGGCGACGGAGTATAACTACGCGGGGGTGAAGTTCAAGGTTGGTGACATGAGCGAGGCTGGGAGCGTGCGTTGCATCCTGGACGTAAAGCTGGATAGCAGCGGCGGCACGCTGGAGGTGCCCTTCCTGGACATCGACAACGAGACGTGGCCGCTGCTGCGCAACCTGATGGAGCTGGAGCAGCGGAACCGGGGGACGGTGGGGAGCAACGTGACGGCGTACTGCGTGTTCATGTCCCAGCTGGCGAGCGACAGTAAGGACGTGGAGCTACTGCGGAAGAGAGGCGTCATCGTGCACTCCCACGGCAACGACGGTGAGGTCGCCCAGCACTTCGCCGACCTCTGCAAGGGGATCATGTTCAATCCTAACAACTCGGCCATCGACTACCTGTGGGAGACACGCCAGAAGATGGACAGGCGGTCCCGGAGCTACCCTCGGAGGTGGATGGCGTGGCTAAGGCGGAGGTACTTCGCCAACCCCTGGCTCGCCGTTGGGCTCCTGGCGGCTGCCATTGGGCTAGTCTGCGCACTCGTCCAATCACTCTACTCTGTTTTGAGTTACAAACATGGACGGAACTAG